The DNA region TTAATGTCACGTGGAAGCAATTTGAGCCCATTAGCCATCTGATGTCATTAGTGTTGTTCTAGCTAAAATTTAGGGCCTCTGGTGTGTATCTGTTTTCAGTGAATAGTTCTTTGATCAAATGTCTTTTCATAAAAGCACCATTCTTATTTAGATTTGCAGATGACTCCTCCGCTCAGATTTACCTGTAGGCAACTAAAGCCTGCCTAAATGTTTTGGCTATGGATATAGAACCAAATGTCTAAGGTTAAAGTGCTTGTGTAAAAACTATTCCTGAAAGAAGCAGTGGCTCATCATTCGTATGAAATGTTCAGCTTccctcagttttatttttttatacaggTAGTGTTGGCATCATATGGATTCTAATGCAATTTCATCCTACAGGTAATGTGCTAACTTTAAATTTCAATACCAACAGATGTCCTTCCGAAAACAGTACCTGGGATTATAATCATTGGTATATAATCGTTTAATGCAATGAAGTGACCACACATTGGACCCAGACAGCTTAACAGCTatgctttaattaaaaaaatgacatgtcatgtaacaagacaaaaataaatagaagTGTTTCATCTCTTTAACATGGCCACGTTTTTTTAATccttaaaaacagaacaaagtaGAAAGCAGCACAGAAAAAGGCAGCGGCCCCTTGCCAAGGAATGATAAGTGCCTTTGTCGAGTCAGTCAGTACTGTATGTATAATGGTCAGCTGGTGGTTAAAAAAACCAACGCGTCCATCAGCCGGACTTGAACAGCAGGATGGCCACCTGACCCAAGTAGAAGTAAATGAAATGCTTGGTCTCATGGGTCACGTAGCTGCCGAAGTTCCTCCCGACGATGCAGTGCCAGGTCGGGTTGTATTTCTTGTCGAACTCCTGTAAgggacatttttagaaaaggGTTAGGGTCGTCTATCTCCAAGCAAGAATACATAATTAAATAAAGCATGTAATACAGAAGGTGAGTGAAAACAACTGACAAACCACTTTTgtcattaattattttaaaggttACATCGCACTTAAGATTGCTGCTGTGTGACATGAACTCAGTGAATCCTTCCATAACTAAACGAATGGTATTTTCCCCTGGAAATATAAACCTCTTTACGGCCCAGACTATATTCTACATATGATCACACCCAAAAATATATTCCTTTCATTGTCAGTAATGACGCCACTGAGTGGAAATATTTAGTTTTAGCTGTGTGTTTAGAGCTAGACACACTACATTGTGGTaagtgtgcccccccccccccccgaactgAAATGCATATTGTGACAAGACcagatttctgtatttttgccATTGTGTGGTTGTGATCATAACTCTAAAAAGTTATTTAGGTATCAACAGCTAAATTATACTTAAGGgactttgaataaataaaactgataaGAGCCAATTTTGCCAAAGCACCCTATAAACCACAACATTAAGTCTACATCACAAAATCaagttaatgtgtttgtttatcaacACTTTAGATGTAGACACTAAGTTATATCAATGTGAAAGTGTCTATAGGAACAAGGGTGTGTCCCTTCCTGCTCACGAACAGGAATGTCATCACTGGAGAGAAATATGTGTCTCGTTCCTCGGGAAGTGCGGAGACGATTGGTTATACCAGTTTGGGTGTGTGACAAGGATGATGAGCGAGGGGTAGTTAAATATAATAGATTTACATCACTGGCACTTGGAGCAGAAATAATGGGTTTGATGAAAGTTGCACGGTGGCAACAGAATTCCTGAGGGGATCTGAACGGAGGATCTGCCAGATGCAGAGGCGGCCTCTTTGGTTTCTTTACCTTCTTGATGAAAGCAGCGATGTCCTTCTCGATGTTGTACTTCTCCAGGGCCTGAGTGGCACACTCCACCGCGTCCTGCTGCATGTCCTCCGACATGTCGGCGTTCTTGATCACTGCTTTTCTGTCAGACATGGTTGCCCTGGGAAACCAAAACACAGCGGAGGATTCATCATCAGCTTCTCAGGCACagtttttacacacacatacacacacacagagagagagagagacacacacacagagagagagacacacacacacacacacagagagagagagagagagacacacacatatagaaaGAGAGATCGactgccccccaccccccagcaTCCCTGTGGTCGATGGATTCAAATGATCGTGTAACGAGAGGGTCTCATGGGCGAGTAAGGAGGAGGACATAAAATGGCTGGTGACGATGTAATTACATAACCACGGACACACAATATCTTAACTTGCCATTTTCTACCAAGTGTTGCGTAACAACTTCCCTCAGCTGGGAGCTCGCGGGGTCTGCGCTGTCTGCGTAGTTTCTATAGATACGCACGACATTTGCGACGTTCGCCTACGAGCCACCGGAGcttattaataaattatttatttatttatttgatttaaacgCGAAGCCTGTTGAAATACGAGGCTGCGAAATGGAGCCACGCTCCTGCGACGTCAGAAAGAAGCAACGTTAGGAAAATGCCGGAGATACTTCGAGGTGcagatggaaaaataaacaaaataaataattaaaaaacaagtgaCTTTTACGTTTTTCGGATGTAAGGCGACacgatgggaggggggggggtggttttttttttagctaGCAACACATCGCCACATGCATTCGGAGCGATGACTTGCTGCTGCTCATTCATCCAGCGACAGGAAGGAAAAACACCATCACATTTTACCGCTACGACTTTTAAAGAGGAATTAAATCAGACTTCGTGCATTTCCCCTGGTGTGGATTCGGCATATTTACCTCTTGGTTGCTGCTCGCTCGGGTTAAAGAGAGATGACCGCTGCTGTGCTGACAACTCCCGCGAACTGCTGCACACAAAAGTGATCTGTGGGTGTAGCGGCTGCAGCCTGCGAGGCTCGCCGCCCTCCCATTGGCTGGTATTAATGCTCGGGGCGAGCGGATTGGCTGCACGGAGGCCATCTTTCCGGTGTTTGTGGCAGCGTTTTATTTCAACCCGTCATGCCTTGCGAGTTGACGGTTGCCGCGGCGACCGTAGTAAACAGCTGCACCGTAGAAAGCGTCGTTTCACGTTTTCCTCTCATAGGAAATATttgattgttattgttttgtttatttgtttttttgtggttttagaGAACATTTCTGAAGAAAAATctaagaaataaaataacatgaatcggcgaaaatgttaaaaaatactAAATTATTTATAAAGGATAAAAATGTCGCTTCCTGCGTACGTCACGTTGCGCTGGACCACGCCCACTAATCACGCTTTACGGTACACGCCAGCAAGTGTAGACTACACGGTAAAAATTTAATGTAAATctaattaaagttttaaaacgaggcttaccttcttttggcagtaggtggtgctatcactATCACTATATACAGACTAGTTTTGTTTAAGACATCAGACgaatctatgaccactgaccctgtgacattaaagcaaattgACCTCAAGGAAATATTGGATTAATTAATCCTTTGAATTGTTCTTTTTATAAATCCTGGGTGGAGTTAAATAAGTAAATCACAAACAGGTGTTATTCTTTCAGCTTAACTCTTTGATAAACAACACGGGTTGTCATTCAGTATTTTAGGTAATTaccaattaacttgtttttgatcatcacaaatcctTATTTGGAttattcctttgtttttttggataaaaatactttttttatcaCTACActtctaatgcacaacatgggttAAAAATGACCCATATGgatttcctgtgttatttcatgcCTTAGAGTTTCTTTGCCATAAGTTTGAAATCAATGTATTTTACCTTTTAATATtctaagtattcattaaatatcttgttttagATTACCAGAAATCATAAAAGTTCTTCCTTTCTTACTTTATAAACAAATGTGGGACCAATATGTATTCACGACAGAACACCTACCATTAATTTCGCAccgctgcttttgcacatctgatgcatttaagtttattttacaaTCTATTaccagtgagaaagagaaatatgcacaatactaattagctgttagctagctagcttcttTTCTGGCTAGCTAACCATAGCtagatcaacaaaataaaactcgaaatataacagtatatacTAATCGAGTGATTGATATGCATTTGACAATATATTCTAGGTTCTTCTCTATCCAGAGTGTAAATTGGTGGTCGATATCATTTCAGACTTACGGTTTGTTAAAGATCAGGATAAGAAAAATGAGGAGACAATTTTTGGTCTTGATTCTGAGGCATTAATCTCAGATGCTGAGGATCTTGACTATGAGTCTTGGAATTCAGTTCTCCTAAATAtagaaggctcctttgatgacatagaGGACTCGTCGTCTATGTCTTCAAAGGCGCATTCTCCTTAATGAAAAGCAAGAATAAGCCATGAAAGattatagcaaagaaacacccaGCCAAGcatgaaataaaaggaaataaatataggtcatttttgacccatgttgtgcattagaaggGCTCTGCATTAAGAGgtcctttattagtcccgcCATGGGGACATTTGCaattttacagcagcagaaagacatCAAATAAGTAGTATTCAGTTCTTGGGTGaaggaatataaataaatataaatagaacAAATATGTAGAAAAAATATACATGTAATTAAACTGGTATATATAGTGAaaagaaatatattatttgtcAGAATATAGTACAGTGAATAGTGCACAGTTGAGAAGCGTTAAAGTGACAGTCTTTAGTGTTGGTGTATGTAGTATGCATAGCTTAAGTCACAAACAACTGTTATTCCTTATGACCATATCAACCGTAAGTACGAAATGACTTGTTCTGGTGATTCAGAGTAATCACCTGGACAACTAAACTCAGCAGTGCAGTAAATCCATGAAAAGTCCATAATGGCACAAGAGATTAATCACCAACAGCTGGTAAATCTTCGGCTGTACCTGGCAGACCTGAGGACAAAGGAAAATAAGGAGAAGAACAGACTAGGAATGCAGAAGATGAAAGAAATGTTCATCTTGTACGATGAATTTCACACTGTCGGTGCTCAGGCCCTAttaacagtatttacaacattgattaaaaaaaaacactgtgtgtgtgtatgttgtaacataatggaaaagtgggtcaatgtttaaagtatttgcaCATAAGAAAacgtctgatagagatgaagggagcagcaacgACGAATGAATTGAAGacttattgtcagtaatggtagagtatgtgagtaggcataaattaaaaagaaaagttccaCCCTGGATCAGACATGTGGCTTTTATTCTCATTGTGAAATGGTCGTCAGCCTTCATTCTTGCAACAGATTTCTCCGCAGTGAACCAGAAACACCACAACTATATTTATATGGTCCGGCTATGCTAGCAAGTCAGCTGAGCTTAAGCCGCATGAATCTACCTAAACATCCCGGACGGGCATGACACAGATTTTTCAAAACGGTTGaaaagcaaagtaaaaaaaaatttaataaaaacatgacacTGTAATTTTACCAACCCATTCATTTTACTCATTCATAAAAAGACGTTAAAACCCACTCTTTGACATCGTTTTTTCTTAAATactttatgaactaaaatacaaCCACCCACGTTAAAAACTGACTTCAAGTCCTAATCCTAACATTCAGGTTTTGTGGTGCAGACTAAAACATGTACCTGAAGTTACTCCGTAGCTGCATTCCTGTtgctgttttacttttgtttactGCTGTTAAAAGCCTCCCTGAAAACTCGATCACACAATTCCCTACACGTAATAGTTTTCACACAAACTTGTACAACATGTAACAGTCTTTTTCATATATCGATCAAAACCTGAGAAAATTTGTATTCTTCCAATTTGAACACAATGTTTGACTAGAACTAGAAACTGCACCAATTGATGAAACATTTTTCTTCAAATAATTGTTAAGCCCAAAATGGTAGAGAATTATCACATGTGTAACCCCGCcccctccaccacacacacacatttcatggTGATTGAGATTTTACAAAACTACTAAAGTAGTGATCTCATTTGCATGTGTAATAACTACACATTAAACCACATTTTCACATCCAAGCCAAAGTATTACACATCACAACTGTCCTGATTGTGGAGATGACAGAGGTCCTCAGTGTTTATGATGGTTGAGTACAAACTTAATCAGAATCCAGGCCCCTTTAAGACCAATCCTCTTAGGTTTTGTAAACGAAATAAATTACAGTTGACCCTAATTAAAAAACTTGCTGACATTTTTTCTAAAGCCCATAAGCTTTCATACGTGACAATGGAAAATAGATTCTTAAAATCAAGATAAAAATTGTCCAAAACAAGTGACTAAATGACGTTCAcagttgttttcatttcaataatattGCTGAATGGTACATGAAAGATGAACACACATTTGTGTACGCATGCTTCTGATCCTCCAGCCTTTAATACAGATGTGACAGAAACTTCACTGGCTGCGTTCCTTTGGCTCTCTGTATTTGTACTGGATGTACTCAAAGATGTCTCTCTCACTGTCCACCAGGAGAGGCTCCCCAGCCACACCTGAAATAGATCCACACAGAAGAATAGCAGATATTAGAAGCTGAATGCATCTGAGGTTACTGACGGATGAAAGAAGCGGCACATAGCTGGAACAGAGTTCACAGGGTTCATGTCATATTTGACTGAGTCTCACCAGTGACTCCCAGTGGTCGGATGGTGTACTCGTTCAGGGTGAAACCTTTCTCCAGGGCATGAGTTCTCATATTTTTATTGAAGATATCACTTCCAGTGAAATACAGGACTCCACAGTAGTACTGGTCTTTGGGAATTAACCTTTGGGAAAATGGGGAAAGGATAATTACAAAGCAGGATCAAACAGATggtaataaaaaactaaaaatataagTTGCCTATTCACTGTTGTAGCCATGTATCTAAAGCTTTCTAAACCTAATTTTGGAAAAAACGCAATATAGAGCAGGGCACCTGATATCAATACGCCGGTGAAGgtattcttcttcctcctcctcctcatcatcatcatcactcttCTGCAGTTGGCAGACTCCCTAGAAACACAAGAGTTGGACCGTTGTGACCTCAGTCATGCGCTTCATGGGTTGGGTATGGTTACTGTACTAACTGTGTTACCAgtcacatcagacacacacagctgagcacATGAGACAAAATAAGCACAGGCCTCACCATGAACTTGGTGTCTCCTTTGGAGAGAGTGTCGGTCACAAACCCTGTGGACTCAAAATGACTGACCATGTCGTGGAGGAGCTTAGGCTGGAGAAGAAGAATGGAAAAGAATGAATATGACAAAATATACAAGCTGCAGATCATGGCAACACACAGTGGTGAGGTACAAGGGAGAAGAGTTGTACCTGTTTCTCAGTCTCAGAGGTGTAGTCTGGATGTGTCAGCAAAATATCAATATCACCACTCGAGGCAGCACCTGGAAATTATGAACATGTCAATTAATTTCATGATTCCCAGAGTCTATACTCCTGCCATTGACTGAACATCAGCTGTAATAATCATCAAGGGGAAGATTTTACCTCTCCTGTAACTTCCACAGATTGTTCCAATATATTCTTCACCAATTTTCTTCAACTCTCCCCGAATCAGAGTCTAAAAAGAACATTTGCACACAGATTTAGAAAAAGCTAAACAATACTCATcagaagataaaagaaaaatataaatgctTGATCACCTCCATCTTTTCCATTTCAGCACGAGGGATCCTTTTCTCAAACTCCTCAAAGTACCTGAAGGCAGCACAATAATCCATGAATTACAGCTCATGTATCAGTAGAAAGACTTTTCACCTTCACACTGAGCAGAACTTACTTGAGTCCAATCTGTTGATGATGGTTCAGTTTGTGCTCGATCTTTTTCAGATCTAAataaggaaagaaaataaaagaccaTTAAAACCATAATGTACATTTATTGAGAACCGGTATGTGCTACATGTGTCAAAATATTACaagtcaaacaaaaataaataaaaaatgatatttttataattataatgtaAGTCAGCTTCAAAACAAACCTTCTAGTGTCTTCACCCCATCTTCAAAAAACTTCCTGGCAGCAGCAGGGCTGAGGTCAAGAGGCAGAAGATGCACTTTGTTATA from Limanda limanda chromosome 5, fLimLim1.1, whole genome shotgun sequence includes:
- the dynll1 gene encoding dynein light chain 1, cytoplasmic gives rise to the protein MSDRKAVIKNADMSEDMQQDAVECATQALEKYNIEKDIAAFIKKEFDKKYNPTWHCIVGRNFGSYVTHETKHFIYFYLGQVAILLFKSG
- the polb gene encoding DNA polymerase beta produces the protein MSKRKAPQESPNEGITDFLVELANYEKNVNRAIHKYNAYRKAASTISKYPNKIKNGEEAKKLEGVGPKIAEKIDEFLQTGTLRKLEKIRTDDTSSSINFLTRVTGIGPAAARKFFEDGVKTLEDLKKIEHKLNHHQQIGLKYFEEFEKRIPRAEMEKMETLIRGELKKIGEEYIGTICGSYRRGAASSGDIDILLTHPDYTSETEKQPKLLHDMVSHFESTGFVTDTLSKGDTKFMGVCQLQKSDDDDEEEEEEEYLHRRIDIRLIPKDQYYCGVLYFTGSDIFNKNMRTHALEKGFTLNEYTIRPLGVTGVAGEPLLVDSERDIFEYIQYKYREPKERSQ